One Lysinibacillus fusiformis genomic window carries:
- a CDS encoding AAA family ATPase, whose translation MNNEIPKKIHILGSVGSGKTTLAQDLSSKLNIPFYELDNIVWKRKKSGDRRRTVEEREQYLNAILHSETWIIEGVHNEDWVANSFNHAELIIFLDTKYSIRTYRIIKRFILQKLRLERSNYKPTVEIFLKMFKWNRYFEEVGKPNFFHKFGGYSDKLIVVKNREGIENYLNQQVQ comes from the coding sequence ATGAACAATGAAATTCCGAAAAAAATACATATTCTTGGTTCTGTTGGAAGTGGAAAAACAACGTTAGCCCAAGATTTGTCCTCAAAACTGAATATTCCATTTTATGAATTAGATAATATTGTTTGGAAAAGGAAAAAATCGGGAGATAGAAGAAGAACGGTTGAAGAAAGAGAACAGTATTTAAATGCTATTCTTCATTCTGAAACTTGGATTATTGAGGGGGTTCATAATGAGGATTGGGTGGCAAATAGCTTTAATCATGCAGAATTAATTATTTTCTTAGATACAAAATATTCAATTAGAACCTATCGAATCATTAAACGATTTATATTACAAAAACTTAGATTAGAAAGGTCAAATTACAAACCTACTGTAGAAATTTTCTTGAAAATGTTTAAATGGAATAGATATTTTGAAGAAGTCGGTAAACCTAATTTCTTTCATAAATTCGGGGGATATAGTGATAAGTTAATAGTAGTTAAAAATAGAGAAGGCATTGAGAATTACTTAAACCAACAGGTGCAATAG
- a CDS encoding GrpB family protein has protein sequence MGSEYDFFWKFRDVLLQNDSFRMEYNALKRQFEGKAMDAYRVAKNEFFQKLMTTPEFNKL, from the coding sequence ATCGGTTCTGAATATGATTTTTTCTGGAAATTTCGAGATGTCTTATTACAAAATGACTCTTTCAGGATGGAATATAATGCGCTCAAACGACAATTCGAAGGCAAAGCAATGGATGCATACAGAGTAGCAAAAAACGAATTTTTTCAAAAACTAATGACCACTCCTGAATTTAATAAGCTATGA
- a CDS encoding CD3324 family protein, with amino-acid sequence MSYKKAKNLLPVELVELIQKYVDGEYIYIPRREDNKKSWGSNTTTRRELDVRNTNIYHDYLSGMDLVTLGEKYYLSLKSIQRIVLKEKRKE; translated from the coding sequence ATGAGCTATAAAAAAGCAAAGAATCTGCTACCAGTTGAGTTGGTTGAGTTAATACAAAAATATGTTGATGGTGAATATATTTATATCCCGCGAAGAGAAGACAATAAAAAGAGTTGGGGATCTAATACTACTACAAGAAGAGAATTAGATGTAAGAAATACAAATATTTATCATGATTATCTATCGGGGATGGATCTGGTTACTTTGGGTGAAAAATATTATTTGTCATTAAAGAGTATTCAAAGAATTGTATTAAAAGAAAAAAGAAAAGAATAA